ATGTTCTGAAAGATTACGTTCCGCTTTGAGATGTAATAAAAATGCTTCTTTGTGTTGTTCAAATTCTTCTTTTTTCATACAAGGCTCCATTAATTCATACCCTTCGATACACCCCTTTGGGGCACTCAGGGCGAACGGAAAAGGGAATATCTTTTTTGTAGATTATGCGAACTTGCTATTACTTTGCTAGAACTTCCCCCACTCCGCTCGCCCTGAGTGTTTTTTGCCTCAAAAAAAGTATCGAAGGGTATCCTAGCAGTATGTTACTAAAGTAAATTATACTCTTTGCAGCGACGATTAACAGAAGAACGATTAACACCTAAGAAAAATGCGATTTTATTTTGGTTTTTGAACTTATTCCACAGAAGGACCATAACGCGTGGTTCCTTGAGTGCTTTTTTACCAAGACGAGCTGCTTCAACAAGATCAGGATCAGTAATATCATATGCAGGATCGAATGAAACCTCTTGATAGATCTGACTTTTTTTAGACTTTTTAACAAGAATGTGCTGCACGCGTGCTTTTAATTCTTGCAAACTTACGGGACGATTATATGCAAACAAATCTTTTTCTTTATCGGTCAACGCCAAAACGTGTTGTAACGCATCGGACATCAATGCCTGTTGCGTAAAACCTTCAGTAAGTGCATGCAATTCATTTTCTGGCAATGTTAATAACGATGGCATAGCAACAACAGTAGATTTGAGTTCTTGGAACAGTGCTTTGCTAAATTTACCTTCTTGAACCAACAACGCCAAATTCTGATTACTTGAACAAATAATACGAACATTAGTGGAGATTTTCTGATCACTTTTGAACTGATTATAAAAACCAGTTTTGATAAACACAGCTAAATATTCCTGTGTTTCCAGGTCAAGGAAATGAATATTTTTGACGAAAAGAGTACCAACATTATCAAGTTTTTCTAACAGAGGTTGTGTATTTTTTGACTGTACTCCAAAAATAGGATTGATACCGAACAGTGCAATTGCTATATCAAAATTGTGCGACGGTCCTTGCAAAGCCATAATATGCAAATTATCTCGCATGCTGATGTGATGCAATATTTCCGCTGTAGGTTGCAAATCTTGTTCCGGCATTTCCAATAAAATTGCCTTTTTACTTAATGCAATTTTAAGCAACTGTACCTTAAAGTTAAGTAACACCGACCCCGAACTGGGAATAAGCTGATTGATCAATTTACCCGACTGCGTTGTTTGTAAATAAAGAAGATAATCCCATTCACTTGGATCTTTTAACAAATCAATATGATGCTTAATAGCATCAGAAATAGAAGGATACGAGACAGTGATAATGATAGTGTTTTTTTCTAAATGAGGAACTGCAGATATCACCAATGTATTATCGGTAGAATCTTTCACAAATATTGTCTTTGGCCCCTTAAACGATTCAACTTGCTGGGCCAATTGCCGCAAAGATTGTGCCAAAGGATGACCATGTTGTTGGTTAATATTAATATCGATCAACTCTTTTGCAGCCTGGTTGCCGTAAGAAAATTGTCTGCTCTTATAAAACAAAATGCCAATATGCTTTGTTTTACTTTTACGTAAAAAAGATCTAATACTCTCTTTATATTGTTCAATTTCTTGATGTTTCTGGTACAAATCTGCCCGCAAATGTTGTGCTTGTTCAATTAAAATATCCAAACTTTTGTTCTGAAGTAGATTGATAATGTTGCCCAAATAACTGCCAAAAACAATCAGCTCATCACGCTCAACATTACTATAAAATTTTTCTGCACGTGCATGCCGTTCAACAATAATATATGCAATTAATTTATCGTTTTCATGAATAGGTAAAAAGATATCCGCATTGATAGTGCTCAAAAATTTTAAAATTATCTCACTTTTTTCACATGCATGATAAAAATGAGTAAAATCAATTTCATCATAAATCAAAATCTTTTCTTCTTTAATCGCATGCTCAATAATATCAGCATGCGTCACCAAAAATGTCTCGATCAGTGAGACTGTCCGATCTTCTATCATATTAAATTGGGACTTATATTCTGGAGTATCGATTTGCCGTAAATATAAACGCGTCCTGGTAAAAGATATACTAAACGTATCTTTAAAAAAATTCTGTGTTATATGTCCAAGTTCACGGAAATTGGTAACACTACTCAGTCTCTCCAAAACACCTTTAAAATCATCAACAAAATTAATGTTCATTGGCTGCTGTACATGATCCTTGAGATTGAGGAATCGCAAGCCAAAAATCTTTTTCGCACAGAAATAAATAGCGAGGGTCAACAAAATAGTAGTAAAGCCAACTGCCGCATAATTGTGTGCTAGTATTTCTAGAGAACGAATTTTAAACGGACACATTTGCACAAAATCGGCTACTAACAATGGAATTATTAGCCCCTTAACAAATATAGATAGCTGTCTTCTTAAAATAAACGGCAAGGATCCAAATCTAATTTCCTTTAACACTACATAAACACTTGGTAGTATCAACGGAATAAGAACATATAATATGGAAAAATCCTGAAGCATAGGTTCTAAATAAAATCGTTGACTCTGATCAGGACAATCAAAATCTAAAACTGCAATAGCTGCAAAAAACATACAAAACGCCCCACTAATGGAGCAAAATAATTTTTGTCGCAACGGAAATGTATATTTTTGAATTACTAAATTCTCAATAAATAGCGCCAATGCCTGATATTGAATAATAAAGAAAATCCATGCAATACGAACGAAAAATAATACTAATTTGTAATCAAGTTGCGATAAAAATAGTATTTTAGAAAGTTTCATCATCCAAGCAAAATCGGAAAACATATTACCAACTATAATAGCCAGCAAAAAATAAAAATGTTTTCCAACTATCGCCGACCTCACAACTTGCTTTATCAAGACTATCAACAAATATGCTTTCAAAAGAAAAGAAAAGCTCGTAGCGATAAAAATAAACAAAAAATTGTTAAAAAATAATTCTAAAAATTCTAAAAAAAACATAATTCTATTGCAGTTTATACTGCGTTTTATTATACTTCTGTTGTTAACTTATAATATTTTAAACTATTTGGAGAATCCATGAAACGATACAACACAGATTTCATTGTATCCTTTTTCAAACAATACTTATTAATTGTTGGTGTACTTATTCTTAATTTACTTGGAGACGGGCCTCCGTTCTAACTATATTCCCATCCTAGCATAATTTTCATGCTATACCAAGCGCTGATAAAGAAACGAGGGTAGTAATGTGGCACAAAAGTCACAGAGCGAAAAGGAACGTGCACGTTCAATTATTTTGATATTGCAAACTGCAACAAAAGGCATGATTGTGCCTGCTGCAACGAGCATTATTAAACAATATGGTCGTGAACCGTTCCTTGTTCTTGTCAGTTGTATCTTGAGTTTGCGGACTAAGGATACTGTTTCTTTGCCCGCATCACAACGATTGTTTGCACGTGCGCAAACACCTGCTGAACTACTCAATTTGTCCGCAAAGGACATTGAAAAACTTATCTACCCTACCGGTTTCTACCGGCAAAAAACTAAACAGTTGCACGCACTGTGCGCTATTTTACTCGAAAAATATCATGGCAGAGTACCAAAAAGAGAAAAAGATCTTTTGGCATTACCTGGAGTAGGTCCAAAAACTACTGCTTTGGTGCTCAGTGAAGGTTTTGGTATTCCCGCAATCTGCGTTGATACCCATGTGCATCGGATCTCCAACCGCTTAGGCTTAGTCAAAACAAAAAATGTTACAGAAACAGAACAGCAGCTTAAAAAGCTGCTGCCAAAAGAATATTGGTCGGAATATAATAAATTGATGGTGAGATGGGGACAAAATATTTGTGTCCCCATCTCACCCAAATGCTCTATTTGTCCATTATTGCCACTATGTCCGCAGATTGGAGTCACTCGCCATCGCTGAATATTAAACTATCTCTTGTTTCGCCCTACTCAACACATCTTCAAGCGTCAATCCAAACTCCTGCTTGCCATCCAAATCACGCAATGTGATAGTCTTATTCTCCACTTCTTTCTTTCCAATCACCAACATCCACGGCACACGTTCAAGTTGCGCACGTTTAATTTGGCCAGAAATTGGATCAGAAGATGAATCAATTTCAACACGCACATCGGCGAACAGCAAAGCATTTGCAACCATGTGCGCATATTCTTTTTGATCATCAGTAATTGTTAAAATCTTAACCTGTACTGGTGATAACCAGAACGGTAATCTACCTTTAAAGTGTTCTAAAATGATTCCAAAGAAACGTTCAAATGAACCATAAATTGCGCGGTGCAACATCACAGGACGTTCTTTTACACCTTCGGATGAAATGTAACTTAAATCAAAGTTTTCCGGTTGGAAGAAATCGATTTGCATAGTACCGCATTGCCACACACGCTTTAATGAATCTTCAATGCCAAATTCTATTTTTGGACCATAGAATGCACCTTCGCCTTCATAAATTGTGTACAATTTGCCTGCTTTGTTGAGTGCACTTTCTAGCGCTTTTGTTGCAACATCCCATAATTCATCACTGCCCATTGATTTTGCCGGTTTTGTTGAAACACCAATAGTAATGTTACTAAATCCAAATGGTTTTAAAACTTCATCCACTAATGCAATAAAATCAGTAACTTCTTGTTCTATCTGTTCTTTTGTACAAAAGATATGTGCATCATCTTGTGTAAATGCTCGCACCCTAAACAATCCACTCAGAACACCAGAAAGTTCGTGTCGATGAACATGACCAAGCTCAGCCAAACGCAATGGTAATTCACGATATGAGTGCGGACTATTTTTATACACTAAAATTGCACCGGGACAATTCATCGGTTTAAGTGCATATGAATGATCATCAATAATAGAAAAATACATATTATCTTTGTAATGCTGATAGTGCCCTGATCTGCGCCATAATTCATCACTCAACATGGTTGGTGTAGAAATTTCTTGATACTTTGCTCTTCGCAAAAGTTTGCGCAAATGTGCAATCAATTCATTCAAAACAATCATTCCACGCGGATGGAAAAAGGGAAACCCAACACCTTCATCATGAAAAGAAAAGAGATCTAATTCTTTTCCTAATCTGCGATGATCAAATTGAATTGCATCCTCACGTTGTTTAATAAACGCATCGAGATCTTCTTGTGAAAAAAATGCTGTTCCAGTAATTCGTTGCAACGGAGTATTTTCTTTATCAGCACGCCAGTATGAACCAGAAATATGGAGCAATTTAAAATATTTAATGTCACCAGTAGTTGCAACATGGCCACCACGGCACAGATCATAAAATTCACCTTGCTCTGCAAGACCAACAGTATCACCAGGAATATCATTAATCAATTCAAGTTTAAATGGATTATCCTTGTACAATTCACGCGCAACATCTTTTGGAACCTGTTTATGAGTGAGTGGAATATTTTGACGTGAAAGTTCATGCATTCTTTCTTCAATAATCACTAAATCTTCATCTTTAAAATTCTTTTCTGGTAAAAAATCATAAAAAAAACCTTCTTTTGTTGCAGGACCAATAGTCAGTATTGTATTGGGAAATAACTGCTTTACAGCCTGTGCAAGCAAATGGGCAGCAGAGTGCCGCAATACGGATAAATCTTTTTCTTTCATGATAAAAGTTCCTTTAAAAAGGGATTACGAGTCTTAAATAAATCAACATAATTATAACGCATACCAATGAAAAATGTAGTTCTTAACAAGTGCTGTCTGGAACCACATAATGCAGTACGCTACGAAGTAACAAAAAAAACGAGGGAATTTTTGATCGCGGATAAACAAAAAAAAACTATTTGTTTACCCGCACATAGTGCATGGTAAACAGGTGAAAGGAAAGGTAGAACAGACAGTGAAAATTAAAAGCAACGGATACATTTATTATCCTATAGATGTATTAAAACCGCAAAGATCCTGATTATCACTATAAATATATTTCTAAAAAAAACAAGACTGTTATAGAATTGCCATCCCATTATCATCGTTCGTTGCTTCAGCTATACCACTATGTTACGCTGCTGATGAATAGGAGTAGTCTTAAACCCCATGTTACATTTTTTTCACATGGGGGGTCCCAACAAAGAGGGTGGAACTGAAGTTTATGTGGGGGTCCCCGATCGGAACGTAGCCTACTTCGCGTACAAGCTGGCAAGGCCATGGTGTAGATTGGGGTTAAAGTAGTAGTAGGAATTATAATAATAAATCCCTATATCTATGGGGGTCCCCAATTGAAACGCAGTGTAGGTTGGGGTTAAAAGCATAGGAACGATAAGATGCCTACAAACAAAAAAATCTTTATCCTCGACACTAACGTTTTAATACATGACCCAAAATCCCTATTTAGCTTTACGGGTGCTCATGTTGGAATACCAGCCGTTGTCTTGGAAGAGCTTGATCAGTTCAAAGGTGAAGGAACTGAACGTGGGCGCAACACGCGAGAAGTAATCAGAAATCTTGATCAACTAAGGTCAGAAGGGTCACTACGCGATGGGGTTCCCCTTGATGATGGTGGCACACTACAAATTCTTTTTTATGACGACACTATATTAAAAAAAACTCCCATCATTATGAGCGCAGGTGATAATGAAATTTTACTCACCGCTCTCAGTATGCAGCAACAAGGCTATGATGTAACATTCATATCTAAAGATCTTAACGCACGCGTTAAATCAGATGCTCTTGGACTTACAACAGAAGATTACACAAAAGAGCACGTCAGTGAAGAAGAATTTTATCAAGGATGGGTGAAAGTTTCTGTCCCTGCTGTAGAATTAAAACGCGAATTTCCTACACAGTTAACACATCTTGTTAAAGATGGCCTTATTCTACAAAATGAGTTTGTGTTGGCAGAAAGCAATAATAACCCCCACAATTCCCGTGTTTTTCGCTATATTGGTAACGAAAAATTTAGACCTGTATTTAATCCATCTTTCAATTGGCCAATACAACCACGCAATCCACAACAATTGATGGCTCTTGAACTTTTGCTTGATACCAACATTCAATTTGTTTGTTTATTTGGTCCTGCAGGTACCGGTAAAACATTTTTAGCACTCCTTGCAGGATTACATCAATTATTCATTAATAAAAACTACGATCGCATGATCATCTCTCGTCCAGTAGTTCCGTTGGGACGCGATATCGGTTTTTTACCAGGAACAGTAGAAGAAAAATTACATAGTTGGATGATGCCTATTTACGACAACATGCAATACATAATGCACACTATCAACAAGTCAAACAGCCTTAGTCAAAGAGATGAAAATGAAGAAAATGGTGGTGGTCGTAAGCAAAAACAGAAAAAAGGTCCTCATAAACACAAAAAACCAAACCACGGCATTACATTCGATGACCTACTCCATCAAGGAAAAATTGCCTTGGAAGCAATCACGTACATGCGCGGTCGTACTATTCCATATCAATTAATTTTGATTGATGAAGCACAAAATTTAACACCGCATGAAATTAAAACATTAGTCACGCGTGTTGGTGAAGGCAGTAAAATTATTTTGACCGGTGATCCATACCAAATCGATTCACCATATCTTGATTTCAGTAGTAATGGTTTGGTTGTAGCAAGTGAACGGTTTAAAGGACAGTCTATGTTTGGTTCTGTGTATCTGCCAACCAGTGAGCGTAGTGAATTAAGTAGATTAGCAGGTGAGTTACTTTAAAAAAATTCACTTTTAAAATAGAAAAACCTGCACTTATTAAAAGCGCAGGTTTTTTTTAATTAGCTTACATTTACACTTGATGCACATCAGCATCAACAACCGTATCTTTTTTTTGTAAATCACCCAAATACGACGGCAAATTAACACCAGACATAGCAGCAATTTCATGCAATGGCGGTAATGCTCGTATCATACTACTGACAAAGTTTGATGTAGAACTGCTACCTTTTTCAAATGAACCGCTATCCCACACTGTGATTTTATCAATTTTAAGATTTCTAATGGCTTCTGCTTGCAGCTTTGCAATCTCTTCAAGCTTTTCAATCATCAGCATTGTTGCTGCATCTTGACTATTATTAGCACATGCTTCAACCAAAAGTTTATACCCTTCTGCTTTTGCTGTTAACACTTTACGCATACCTTCAGCTTCAGCTTCTTTAATTTGCAAAATAGCAGATGCTTTACCTTCAGCTTCAATGCGCTGTCGTGCTGCATCAGCTGCGGCAGCGATTTCTATTTTTTTACGTTCAATTTCTTTGGGTACAATTTCTTCTGCTTGAAGGCGTTGTAATTCAGCAATACTTTTTGCTCTATTAATTTCAGCATATGCATTTTGCTGAGCAATTTGTCCACGTTGAGCTGCTTCAGCTTCTTGTTCTAAAAGTTGCGCATTCACGCCAGCAATTTTTGCTTTTGCTTCATTTTCACCCTGAACAGCATCAGCATTGTAGGTAGCAACTTGAATACGGCGTTCTTTTTCCGCTTCCGCCTTACCAATGTCACCACTTTTTTCTTGGTTAGCAACATCTACCTTCGCCTGATTGAGGGCAGTAGACACAGACTTTCTACCAATACTTTCGATGTAACCAGATTCGTCAGTAATATCGGTAATATTAACGTTCAACAACATAAGCCCGATTTTTTTCAATTCTGATTCAATGTGCTTTCTAATTTCTAGTAAAAATCGCTCTCTATCTTGATTGATTTCTTCAATCATCAATGATGCAACTGTCAAACGCAGCTGACCAATAATAATTTCAATCGCCATCATCTCGATATCTTTACGCGTCAAGGTAAGCAAACGCACTGCTGCATTATTCATTGCTTCTTGCGTCGTATCAATAGCAACAGTAAAAGTACTTGGCACATTAATACGAATGTTTTGTTGAGATAACGCAGATTTAAGTGGAATATGTAACGTCATGGGTGTTAAATCAAGAAACGCATAATCTTGGATAAGTGGCCAAATAAATGCACCACCACCATGGTAACACTTAACTGATTGTTCGCCAGAAATCTTTCCATATACCGCTAAAATTTTGTTAGAAGGACATCGTTTATAACAACTTGCAAGAAAGCACAATGTAAAAAAAATAAATAACGCAAAAGCCGCTGAAGCAATAACAATAAAATCAACCATATCAATTCCTCACAATAGAGTAATTCTTTTAACCAAAACTGTTTCATAATCCAGCACACCAACCACTTCAACAGAGCAAAATGATTCTATGCTGTGATTATCATGCGATTGAGCAAGGAGCTCTCGTGTTACACCATCAACAACGAGTTGAATTTTCCCTTGTCCCTTGTGGGATATACG
This DNA window, taken from Candidatus Babeliales bacterium, encodes the following:
- a CDS encoding sigma 54-interacting transcriptional regulator; translated protein: MRSAIVGKHFYFLLAIIVGNMFSDFAWMMKLSKILFLSQLDYKLVLFFVRIAWIFFIIQYQALALFIENLVIQKYTFPLRQKLFCSISGAFCMFFAAIAVLDFDCPDQSQRFYLEPMLQDFSILYVLIPLILPSVYVVLKEIRFGSLPFILRRQLSIFVKGLIIPLLVADFVQMCPFKIRSLEILAHNYAAVGFTTILLTLAIYFCAKKIFGLRFLNLKDHVQQPMNINFVDDFKGVLERLSSVTNFRELGHITQNFFKDTFSISFTRTRLYLRQIDTPEYKSQFNMIEDRTVSLIETFLVTHADIIEHAIKEEKILIYDEIDFTHFYHACEKSEIILKFLSTINADIFLPIHENDKLIAYIIVERHARAEKFYSNVERDELIVFGSYLGNIINLLQNKSLDILIEQAQHLRADLYQKHQEIEQYKESIRSFLRKSKTKHIGILFYKSRQFSYGNQAAKELIDININQQHGHPLAQSLRQLAQQVESFKGPKTIFVKDSTDNTLVISAVPHLEKNTIIITVSYPSISDAIKHHIDLLKDPSEWDYLLYLQTTQSGKLINQLIPSSGSVLLNFKVQLLKIALSKKAILLEMPEQDLQPTAEILHHISMRDNLHIMALQGPSHNFDIAIALFGINPIFGVQSKNTQPLLEKLDNVGTLFVKNIHFLDLETQEYLAVFIKTGFYNQFKSDQKISTNVRIICSSNQNLALLVQEGKFSKALFQELKSTVVAMPSLLTLPENELHALTEGFTQQALMSDALQHVLALTDKEKDLFAYNRPVSLQELKARVQHILVKKSKKSQIYQEVSFDPAYDITDPDLVEAARLGKKALKEPRVMVLLWNKFKNQNKIAFFLGVNRSSVNRRCKEYNLL
- the nth gene encoding endonuclease III, with product MAQKSQSEKERARSIILILQTATKGMIVPAATSIIKQYGREPFLVLVSCILSLRTKDTVSLPASQRLFARAQTPAELLNLSAKDIEKLIYPTGFYRQKTKQLHALCAILLEKYHGRVPKREKDLLALPGVGPKTTALVLSEGFGIPAICVDTHVHRISNRLGLVKTKNVTETEQQLKKLLPKEYWSEYNKLMVRWGQNICVPISPKCSICPLLPLCPQIGVTRHR
- the thrS gene encoding threonine--tRNA ligase; translated protein: MKEKDLSVLRHSAAHLLAQAVKQLFPNTILTIGPATKEGFFYDFLPEKNFKDEDLVIIEERMHELSRQNIPLTHKQVPKDVARELYKDNPFKLELINDIPGDTVGLAEQGEFYDLCRGGHVATTGDIKYFKLLHISGSYWRADKENTPLQRITGTAFFSQEDLDAFIKQREDAIQFDHRRLGKELDLFSFHDEGVGFPFFHPRGMIVLNELIAHLRKLLRRAKYQEISTPTMLSDELWRRSGHYQHYKDNMYFSIIDDHSYALKPMNCPGAILVYKNSPHSYRELPLRLAELGHVHRHELSGVLSGLFRVRAFTQDDAHIFCTKEQIEQEVTDFIALVDEVLKPFGFSNITIGVSTKPAKSMGSDELWDVATKALESALNKAGKLYTIYEGEGAFYGPKIEFGIEDSLKRVWQCGTMQIDFFQPENFDLSYISSEGVKERPVMLHRAIYGSFERFFGIILEHFKGRLPFWLSPVQVKILTITDDQKEYAHMVANALLFADVRVEIDSSSDPISGQIKRAQLERVPWMLVIGKKEVENKTITLRDLDGKQEFGLTLEDVLSRAKQEIV
- a CDS encoding PhoH family protein; amino-acid sequence: MPTNKKIFILDTNVLIHDPKSLFSFTGAHVGIPAVVLEELDQFKGEGTERGRNTREVIRNLDQLRSEGSLRDGVPLDDGGTLQILFYDDTILKKTPIIMSAGDNEILLTALSMQQQGYDVTFISKDLNARVKSDALGLTTEDYTKEHVSEEEFYQGWVKVSVPAVELKREFPTQLTHLVKDGLILQNEFVLAESNNNPHNSRVFRYIGNEKFRPVFNPSFNWPIQPRNPQQLMALELLLDTNIQFVCLFGPAGTGKTFLALLAGLHQLFINKNYDRMIISRPVVPLGRDIGFLPGTVEEKLHSWMMPIYDNMQYIMHTINKSNSLSQRDENEENGGGRKQKQKKGPHKHKKPNHGITFDDLLHQGKIALEAITYMRGRTIPYQLILIDEAQNLTPHEIKTLVTRVGEGSKIILTGDPYQIDSPYLDFSSNGLVVASERFKGQSMFGSVYLPTSERSELSRLAGELL
- a CDS encoding SPFH domain-containing protein produces the protein MVDFIVIASAAFALFIFFTLCFLASCYKRCPSNKILAVYGKISGEQSVKCYHGGGAFIWPLIQDYAFLDLTPMTLHIPLKSALSQQNIRINVPSTFTVAIDTTQEAMNNAAVRLLTLTRKDIEMMAIEIIIGQLRLTVASLMIEEINQDRERFLLEIRKHIESELKKIGLMLLNVNITDITDESGYIESIGRKSVSTALNQAKVDVANQEKSGDIGKAEAEKERRIQVATYNADAVQGENEAKAKIAGVNAQLLEQEAEAAQRGQIAQQNAYAEINRAKSIAELQRLQAEEIVPKEIERKKIEIAAAADAARQRIEAEGKASAILQIKEAEAEGMRKVLTAKAEGYKLLVEACANNSQDAATMLMIEKLEEIAKLQAEAIRNLKIDKITVWDSGSFEKGSSSTSNFVSSMIRALPPLHEIAAMSGVNLPSYLGDLQKKDTVVDADVHQV